One genomic window of Trichomycterus rosablanca isolate fTriRos1 chromosome 1, fTriRos1.hap1, whole genome shotgun sequence includes the following:
- the LOC134314792 gene encoding protocadherin alpha-2-like → MEQRRHASWQMKLLLTALSLLCWKSIFAQIRYSVLEEQEDGTVVGNIAKDLGVDHRTVKERKFRVVSATVEPPFELNQTDGVLYTNGKIDREKEVSDHSLFGLERYTGQIRTLRSFTETDDANHKLVILVKDNGKVSLSVTASVIIKIVDPKEAFAVLDVKGTTKEEEENNITFYLIITLGSVSVLFVLSICVLIIMQCSKFTDYSSKYVQDTTFDGTLCHSIQYRSGDKRYMLVGPRMSIGSTVVPGSNGNTLVVPDRRRRGSEEPLVE, encoded by the exons ATGGAACAAAGGCGGCATGCATCGTGGCAAATGAAGCTTTTACTTACGGCATTATCACTACTATGTTGGAAAAGCATATTTGCACAAATAAGATATTCCGTTCTGGAAGAGCAGGAAGATGGCACGGTGGTTGGAAATATAGCAAAGGATTTGGGTGTTGATCACAGAACCGTAAAGGAAAGAAAATTTCGTGTTGTTTCAGCAACGGTGGAACCACCGTTCGAGCTAAATCAGACTGATGGTGTGTTGTATACCAACGGGAAAATTGATCGGGAAAAG GAAGTAAGTGACCACAGTCTCTTTGGTTTGGAGCGCTATACAGGACAGATCAGGACCCTTCGCTCATTCACAGAAACAGACGACGCCAACCATAAACTTGTCATCCTGGTTAAAGACAACGGCAAGGTTTCACTTTCAGTAACAGCCtctgttattattaaaattgttGATCCCAAAGAGGCATTTGCTGTTTTAGATGTTAAAGGCACAacaaaggaggaggaggaaaataacattacattttacTTAATCATAACTTTGGGTTCGGTTTCAGTACTTTTTGTTTTAAGTATATGCGTGTTGATAATAATGCAGTGCTCAAAATTCACGGACTATTCCTCCAAATACGTACAAGATACAACTTTTGATGGGACATTGTGTCACAGTATCCAGTACAGATCCGGAGATAAACGGTACATGCTAGTTGGACCCAGAATGAGTATTGGTTCTACAGTAGTCCCAGGCAGTAATGGAAATACTTTGGTAGTACCAGATCGCAGACGGAGAGGTTCTGAAGAG CCATTAGTAGAGTAA
- the LOC134314860 gene encoding protocadherin alpha-3-like — protein sequence MEQRRHALWRLKLAIVAIILLLWRHTQANIRYSILEEQKNGTVVGNIAKDLGIDHRTLKERGFRVVSTAGESPFKQNHNDGVLYINGTIDREEVCEKVISCLINLKVSLQNPLEIYYVAVEIVDINDHAPIFPEKEKRLEISENAVSGSRFQLPAARDPDSGTNSVQTYKISHNEHFRIEIRDRGAERKMPFLILQKQLDRESNPSHRILLTTLDGGNPPKTGTIQITVDVLDINDNSPVFIKDSYSAKIVENAPIGTTVIQVNATDLDDGLNGEVFYVFGHEVDDDVRGLFYLDPITGELVIKGLIDFEQKDQYEIDIQASDKAAVPLTSDKSILLHIIDVNDNAPEIEVMSFSNTVPEDSKLGTTVALISVSDLDSGANGKVSCLLPENKAFRLIQSSQDNIYSLTTAALLDREKISQFEIILVAKDTGKPSLTSFKTITVLVSDVNDNSPEFSLNPYTFYVTENNVPGKPLFSVFASDRDLEINAMITYDILRDNGEKNKYSPLININSENGEVSALKSFDFEKVKTFQFHVVATDSGTPSLRSNVSVKVFILDQNDNAPVILCTVSANGSAEGVEEIPRNVNAGHLVTKLRAYDKDIGYNGWLLYSLLEVSDHSLFGLDRYTGQIRTLRSFTETDEANHKLVILVKDNGNVSLSATATLIVKAVEPKEAVTSSDVNKTTKDAEEKNILFHLIITLGSVSMLFLISIIVLIIMQCSKSTDYSSKYIQDTAYDGTLCHSIHYRSGNKKYMLVGPRMSIGSTLVSGSNGNTLVVPDRKQGDSKEVSSLSVTYLLLY from the coding sequence ATGGAACAAAGGCGACATGCATTATGGAGATTAAAGCTTGCAATTGTGGCAATTATTCTGCTCTTGTGGAGACATACCCAGGCAAATATAAGATATTCCATTCTTGAGGAGCAAAAAAACGGCACTGTGGTTGGAAATATTGCAAAAGATTTAGGTATTGATCACAGAACTCTAAAGGAGAGAGGATTTCGTGTCGTATCTACAGCAGGAGAATCTCCATTTAAACAAAATCATAACGAtggtgtactgtatattaatgggacaatagacagagaggaggtaTGTGAGAAAGTCATCTCGTGCTTAATTAATCTGAAGGTCTCTCTTCAAAATCCCCTAGAGATTTATTACGTAGCAGTTGAGATTGTGGACATAAACGATCATGCTCCGATATTCCCGGAAAAGGAAAAGCGTCTGGAAATATCAGAAAACGCCGTATCTGGCTCACGGTTTCAGCTACCAGCAGCACGCGATCCAGACAGTGGTACAAATTCTGTGCAAACATATAAAATCAGCCATAATGAACATTTTCGAATTGAAATTAGAGACAGAGGAGCGGAACGAAAAATGCCTTTCCTAATTTTACAAAAACAGTTAGACAGGGAAAGCAATCCTAGCCATAGGATCCTCCTTACTACACTCGACGGTGGAAACCCACCCAAAACTGGGACTATACAAATAACTGTAGATGTCCTAGATATAAACGACAACAGTCCAGTATTTATTAAAGACTCGTATTCTGCTAAAATTGTTGAAAACGCGCCAATAGGTACAACGGTAATACAGGTAAACGCAACTGACCTAGATGATGGTTTAAATGGTGAAGTGTTTTACGTGTTTGGTCATGAAGTGGACGATGACGTGCGTGGGCTTTTTTATCTAGATCCCATAACGGGAGAGTTGGTTATTAAAGGACTAATAGATTTTGAGCAAAAGGATCAATATGAGATTGATATTCAGGCATCGGATAAAGCAGCTGTACCCCTAACATCGGATAAGAGTATCTTACTACACATTATTGACGTAAATGATAATGCGCCCGAAATTGAAGTGATGTCATTTTCAAACACGGTTCCAGAGGATTCCAAGTTGGGAACTACTGTAGCATTAATAAGTGTGAGTGATTTGGATTCTGGTGCcaatggaaaagtgtcctgCTTGTTACCCGAAAACAAAGCTTTTAGATTAATACAGTCATCGCAGGATAATATTTATTCACTGACAACTGCGGCACTGCTCGATCGAGAGAAAATATCACAATTTGAAATAATCTTAGTTGCCAAAGACACAGGAAAACCCTCACTGACGTCATTTAAAACCATAACTGTCCTTGTATCTGATGTCAATGATAATAGTCCAGAATTTTCCCTGAACCCATATACTTTTTATGTTACTGAAAATAATGTACCAGGCAAACCCTTGTTTTCTGTATTTGCTTCTGACCGCGATTTAGAAATAAACGCCATGATAACCTACGACATTCTGAGAGACAATGGTGAGAAAAACAAGTATTCACCACTAATAAACATAAACTCTGAAAATGGAGAGGTATCAGCACTAAAAAGTTTTGACTTTGAGAAAGTAAAAACATTTCAGTTCCATGTTGTTGCTACAGATTCTGGAACTCCATCGTTAAGAAGCAACGTCTCAGTAAAAGTTTTCATTCTGGATCAGAACGACAATGCTCCAGTGATCTTATGTACAGTCAGTGCTAACGGTTCTGCTGAAGGTGTGGAAGAAATTCCACGTAATGTGAATGCAGGGCATTTGGTGACTAAATTGAGAGCCTATGACAAAGATATAGGATACAATGGCTGGTTATTGTATTCTTTGCTAGAAGTAAGTGACCACAGTCTCTTCGGTTTGGACCGCTATACAGGACAGATCAGGACCCTTCGCTCATTCACAGAAACAGACGAGGCCAACCATAAACTTGTTATCCTGGTTAAAGACAATGGCAACGTTTCACTTTCTGCAACAGCAACTCTTATCGTCAAGGCTGTGGAGCCCAAAGAAGCCGTTACTTCCTCCGAtgttaataaaacaacaaaagacgcagaagaaaaaaacattttgtttcatttaataattactTTGGGATCGGTTTCAATGCTTTTTTTAATAAGCATTATTGTGCTTATAATAATGCAGTGCTCAAAATCTACAGACTATTCCTCCAAGTATATACAAGATACAGCTTATGATGGGACATTGTGTCACAGCATTCATTACAGATCTGGAAATAAAAAGTACATGCTAGTTGGACCCAGAATGAGTATTGGCTCCACTTTAGTTTCTGGCAGTAACGGGAATACTCTAGTGGTACCAGATCGCAAACAAGGAGATTCTAAAGAGGTAAGCAGTCTCTCCGTTACAtatctattactttattaa
- the LOC134314941 gene encoding protocadherin alpha-3-like, producing the protein MEQRRHASWRLKLAIVVLSLLFWKKTHAQIKYSVLEEQKDGTVVGNIAKDLGVDSKILQERGFRVVPLEESFFKLNQNDGVLYITRRIDREEVCEKGISCLINLKVSLENPLEIHYVAVEILDINDHAPVFPEKVKRLEIWESAVPGSRFQLPAARDPDSLTNSVQMYKLNNNEHFRIEVKDRELDRKIPFLILQKALDRETRSSQKLLLTAQDGGKPPKTGTIEITVDVLDVNDNNPVFIKDMYSTKLTENAPIGTAVIQVNATDLDDGLNGKVFYSFGHEVDNDVRNLFNLNPITGELVVKGQIDFEQKKLYEIDIQASDKAAVPLTTDKSILINIIDINDNAPKIEVTSFKSTVPEDSKLGTTIALISVSDLDSDVNGKVSCSLLEDTYFRLIQSSQNNIYSLTTASLLDREMKTQYVVTIVAKDAGKPALSSSQTITVLVSDVNDNSPKFSHSPYIFYVTENNLIGTSIFSVSACDYDLGDNAMITYHILRDSGKANKDSSFLNINSESGDIFALTSFDFETVKTFQFHVVATDSGTPSLSSNVTVKVFILDQNDNAPVILYPVSANGSAEGVEEVPHVVNAGHLVTKVRAYDTDIGYNGWLLFSLQEVSDHSLFGLDRYTGQIRTLRSFTGTDEAKHKLVILVKDNGNVSLSATATVIVMVVEPKEIFATSNVKSTTKDAEENSITFYLIITLGSVSVLFLISIVALIIMQCTKTTDCSSNYLHKTDYDGTLCHSIQYRSGDKRYMLVGPRMSFGSAVVSGSNENTLVVQDRRWRNSEETQMHLQPSF; encoded by the exons ATGGAACAAAGGAGGCATGCATCATGGCGATTAAAGCTTGCGATTGTTGTACTGTCGCTACTATTTTGGAAAAAGACCCATGCACAAATAAAATATTCCGTTCTTGAGGAGCAGAAAGACGGCACAGTAGTTGGAAATATCGCAAAGGATTTGGGTGTTGACAGCAAAATTCTACAAGAAAGAGGATTTCGTGTTGTACCATTGGAAGAATCTTTTTTCAAGTTAAATCAGAATGATGGTGTCTTGTACATTACTAGGAggatagacagagaggaggtaTGTGAAAAAGGCATTTCCTGCTTGATCAATCTGAAGGTCTCTCTTGAAAATCCACTAGAAATTCATTACGTTGCAGTTGAGATTCTGGACATAAACGATCATGCTCCAGTATTCCCCGAGAAAGTAAAGCGTCTGGAGATATGGGAAAGCGCAGTACCTGGTTCACGGTTTCAGCTACCAGCTGCACGCGATCCAGACAGTTTGACAAATTCCGTTCAAATGTACAAACTGAATAATAATGAACATTTTCGAATCGAGGTTAAAGACAGAGAACTGGATCGAAAAATCCCGTTCCtaattttacaaaaagcattaGATAGGGAAACTAGATCCAGCCAAAAACTTTTACTTACAGCGCAGGATGGTGGGAAACCACCAAAAACTGGGACTATTGAAATAACTGTAGACGTCCTAGATGTCAACGACAACAATCCAGTTTTTATAAAAGACATGTACTCTACTAAGCTAACTGAAAACGCGCCGATAGGTACAGCTGTAATACAGGTAAACGCAACTGACTTAGATGATGGTTTAAATGGTAAAGTGTTTTACTCGTTTGGACATGAAGTGGACAATGACGTGCGAAatctttttaatttaaatccTATCACAGGAGAACTAGTTGTGAAAGGACAAATAGATTTTGAGCAAAAGAAACTATATGAGATTGATATTCAGGCGTCGGATAAAGCAGCAGTACCTCTAACAACAGATAAGAGCATCTTAATAAACATCATTGACATAAATGATAATGCGCCAAAAATCGAAGTAACGTCATTTAAAAGTACAGTACCAGAAGATTCCAAGCTGGGAACTACAATAGCACTGATTAGTGTAAGTGATTTAGACTCAGATGtcaatggaaaagtgtcctgCTCATTACTTGAAGATACATATTTTAGGTTAATACAGTCGTCACAGAACAATATTTATTCACTGACAACTGCGTCATTGCTCGATagagaaatgaaaacacaataTGTTGTTACAATAGTTGCCAAAGATGCGGGGAAGCCTGCACTATCGTCCTCTCAAACAATCACTGTCTTAGTATCTGATGTAAATGATAATAGTCCTAAATTTTCCCACAGCCCATACATATTTTATGTTACCGAAAATAACCTAATAGGGACGTCGATTTTCTCTGTGTCTGCTTGTGATTATGATTTGGGTGATAACGCCATGATCACATACCACATTTTGAGAGACTCTGGCAAAGCAAACAAGGATTCATCATTTCTGAACATAAACTCTGAAAGTGGAGACATATTTGCACTGACAAgctttgactttgaaacagtgAAAACATTTCAGTTCCATGTTGTTGCTACCGATTCTGGAACTCCATCTTTAAGCAGCAACGTCACTGTAAAGGTGTTCATTCTGGATCAGAACGACAATGCTCCAGTGATCTTATATCCAGTCAGTGCAAACGGCTCTGCTGAAGGTGTAGAAGAGGTTCCTCATGTTGTGAATGCAGGACATTTGGTGACTAAAGTGAGAGCCTACGACACAGATATAGGATACAATGGTTGGTTATTATTCTCACTGCAGGAAGTGAGTGACCACAGTCTGTTTGGTTTGGACCGGTACACAGGACAGATCAGGACCCTTCGCTCATTTACTGGAACAGATGAAGCCAAACATAAACTGGTCATACTGGTCAAAGACAATGGCAATGTTTCACTTTCAGCAACAGCTACTGTTATTGTCATGGTTGTCGAGCCAAAAGAGATCTTTGCCACTTCAAATGTTAAAAGCACAACAAAAGATGCAGAGGAAAAtagcattacattttatttgataATTACCTTAGGTTCTGTTTCAGTGCTTTTTCTCATAAGCATAGTTGCGTTGATAATAATGCAGTGCACAAAAACGACGGACTGTTCCTCCAATTATTTACACAAGACAGATTATGATGGGACATTGTGTCACAGCATCCAGTACAGATCCGGAGATAAACGATACATGCTAGTTGGACCTAGAATGAGTTTCGGTTCTGCTGTAGTTTCTGGCAGTAATGAAAATACTCTAGTAGTACAAGATCGCAGATGGAGGAATTCTGAAGAG ACTCaaatgcatctacaaccttctttctga
- the LOC134315009 gene encoding protocadherin alpha-8-like, whose translation MGQRRHTSWRLKLAILALFLLFWKRSQAEMKYSVLEEQKDGTVVGNIAKDLGFDHKVLKERGFRVVSTTGKSPFKLNQNDGVLYINEKIDREEVCEKVMSCLLNLQIALDNPLEIHHVAIEIVDINDHAPVFNEKEKRLEIWESAVPGSRFQLQAARDPDSGTNSVQTYKISNSEHFQVEVKDRGSDRKILFLILQKSLDREMSSFHKLILTALDGGKPQKTGTMEIFVDVLDINDNSPVFTKDSYSAKINENTPMDTTIIQVNATDSDDGLNGEVFYSFGHAVDDEIRELFNLDPISGELVVKGKIDFEQKDQYEIDIQASDKAAVPLTADKSILIQIIDLNDNAPEIKVTSFTSTVPEDSKLGTTIALVSVSDLDSGLNGKVSCVLPEDLSFRLIQSSKDNIYSLTTAALLNREKISQFDITLVAKDAGKPSLSSMKTMTILVSDVNDNSPEFSLSPYSFYVTENNVPGMPVFSVSACDHDLGENAMITYQILRDSGEVNKYSSLLNINSESGDIFALTRFDFETVKAFTFYVVATDSGTPSLSSNVTVKVFILDQNDNAPVILYPVSANGSAEGVEEIPRDVNSGHLVTKIRAYDADIGYNGWLLFSMQEVSDHSLFGLDRYTGQIRTLRLLTETDPAEYKLVILVKDNGNVSHSATATVTVKVVEPKEAINWPSTVRSATKDEEENNITFYLIITLGFVSVLFLISITVLLVMQCSKSSDYSSKYVDETAYDGTLCHSIQYRSGDKRYMLVGPRMSIGSTVVSGSNGNTLVVQDHRPRASGEYWNP comes from the exons ATGGGACAAAGGAGACACACATCATGGCGATTAAAGCTTGCAATTTTGGCACTGTTTCTACTGTTCTGGAAAAGGAGCCAGGCAGAGATGAAATACTCCGTTCTTGAGGAGCAGAAAGATGGCACTGTTGTTGGAAACATCGCAAAGGATTTGGGTTTTGATCACAAAGTGTTGAAGGAGAGAGGATTTCGTGTCGTATCAACAACGGGAAAATCTCCGTTTAAGCTAAATCAGAATGATGGTGTCTTATATATTAACGAAAAAATAGACCGGGAGGAGGTATGTGAAAAAGTCATGTCGTGCTTACTTAATTTACAGATCGCTCTTGACAATCCTCTAGAAATTCATCACGTTGCGATTGAAATAGTGGACATAAACGATCATGCGCCAGTATTCAACGAGAAAGAAAAGCGTCTGGAAATATGGGAAAGCGCAGTACCTGGTTCACGGTTTCAGCTACAAGCTGCACGCGATCCAGACAGTGGTACAAATTCAGTGCAAACATATAAAATCAGTAATAGCGAGCATTTTCAAGTCGAGGTTAAAGACAGAGGATCGGATCGTAAGATTCTATTTCTAATTTTACAGAAATCATTAGACAGGGAAATGAGTTCTTTTCATAAGCTTATTCTCACAGCCCTGGACGgtggaaaaccacaaaaaacaGGGACTATGGAAATATTTGTAGATGTTCTTGATATAAACGACAACAGTCCAGTCTTTACAAAAGACTCCTATTCGGCAAAGATAAATGAGAATACGCCGATGGATACAACGATAATACAGGTGAACGCAACTGACTCAGACGATGGTTTAAACGGTGAAGTGTTTTACAGTTTTGGTCATGCTGTGGACGATGAAATACGTGAGCTTTTTAATCTAGATCCTATAAGTGGAGAATTAGTTGTAAAAGGAAAAATAGATTTTGAGCAAAAGGACCAATATGAGATTGATATTCAAGCATCGGATAAAGCAGCTGTACCCCTGACAGCAGATAAGAGCATTTTAATACAGATTATTGACTTAAACGATAATGCGCCAGAAATTAAAGTCACGTCATTTACCAGCACAGTACCAGAGGATTCCAAGTTGGGAACTACAATAGCACTGGTTAGTGTAAGTGATTTAGACTCCGGTCtcaatggaaaagtgtcctgCGTGTTACCCGAAGATCTGTCTTTTAGATTAATACAGTCGTCTAAGGacaatatttattcattaacaaCTGCTGCATTACTTAATAGAGAGAAAATATCACAATTTGATATCACATTGGTTGCCAAAGACGCCGGGAAGCCGTCATTGTCGTCAATGAAAACAATGACCATCTTAGTATCTGATGTCAATGATAATAGCCCAGAATTTTCCCTCAGCCCGTACAGCTTTTATGTTACTGAAAATAACGTTCCAGGTATGCCTGTGTTTTCTGTATCTGCTTGTGACCATGATTTGGGCGAAAATGCCATGATCACATATCAAATTCTGAGAGACTCTGGCGAGGTAAACAAATATTCATCATTACTAAACATAAACTCTGAAAGTGGAGACATATTTGCACTGACACGTTTTGACTTTGAGACCGTGAAAGCCTTTACGTTTTATGTTGTTGCTACCGATTCTGGAACTCCATCATTGAGCAGCAATGTCACAGTAAAAGTGTTTATTCTGGATCAAAACGACAATGCTCCAGTGATCTTATATCCAGTCAGTGCCAACGGCTCTGCTGAAGGTGTGGAGGAGATTCCCCGTGATGTGAACTCAGGGCATTTGGTGACTAAAATAAGAGCATATGACGCAGATATAGGATACAATGGCTGGTTATTATTTTCAATGCAGGAAGTAAGTGACCACAGTCTTTTTGGATTAGACCGATATACTGGACAAATAAGGACCCTTCGCTTACTAACAGAAACAGACCCCGCGGAATATAAACTCGTTATACTTGTTAAAGACAACGGGAACGTCTCACATTCTGCAACAGCAACTGTGACTGTAAAAGTTGTGGAGCCCAAAGAAGCCATTAACTGGCCTTCAACTGTCAGAAGTGCAACAAAAGACGAGGAGGAAAACAACATTacgttttatttaattattacctTGGGTTTTGTTTCTGTGCTTTTTCTCATAAGCATTACCGTGTTGTTAGTAATGCAGTGCTCAAAATCCTCAGACTATTCATCCAAGTATGTAGACGAGACAGCCTATGATGGGACATTGTGCCACAGCATCCAGTACAGATCTGGAGATAAACGCTATATGTTAGTTGGACCCAGAATGAGTATTGGTTCTACAGTAGTTTCAGGCAGTAATGGAAATACACTAGTGGTACAAGATCACAGACCGCGAGCTTCTGGAGAG TATTGGAATCCGTAA
- the LOC134315140 gene encoding protocadherin gamma-C3-like, with product MGQRIHASWRLNLAIVALSLLCWKQNQAQMKYSVPEEQKDGTLVGNIAKDLGFDHRVLKERGFRVVSTTGKSPFKLNQNDGVLYINEKIDREEVCEKVISCLINLQIALDNPLEIHYVAIEIVDINDHAPVFHEKEKRLEISETAVSGTRFQLQAARDPDSGTNSVQTYKLSHNEHFRIEVKDRGSDRKMPFLILQKSLDRERSSVHKLILTALDGGKPPKTGTMEINVDVLDINDNSPVFTKDSYSAKINENAQIDTTIIQVNATDSDNGLNGEVFYSFAHGVDDEMRELFYLDPITGELIVKGKIDFEQKDQYEIDIQASDKTAVPLIADKSILIQIIDLNDNAPEIKVTSFTSTVPEDSKLGTTIALVSVSDLDSGLNGKVSCVLPEDPSFRLIQSSQDNIYSLTTAALLDREKISQYDITLVAKDAGKPSLSSLKTITVLVSDVNDNSPEFSLSSYSFYVTENNVPGMPMFSVSACDHDLGENAMITYQILRDSGEVNKYSSLLNINSESGDIFALTSFDFETVKTFQFHVVATDSGTPSLSSNVTVKVFILDQNDNAPVILYPVSANGSAESVEEIPRDANSGHLVTKIRAYDADIGYNGWLLFSMQEVSDHSLFGLDRYTGQIRTLRLFTETDHAEFKLVIFVKDNGNVSLSATATVTVKAVEPKEALNWPTNVRSTTKDEEENNITFYLTVTLGFVSVLFLLSIIVLIVIQCSKTTDYTSKYVEDTAYDGTLCHSIQYRSGDKRYMLVGPRMSIGSTVVSGSNGNTLVVQDHRRRASGEVTFFVCSKLRAHTVSV from the coding sequence ATGGGACAAAGGATACACGCATCATGGCGACTGAATCTTGCAATTGTGGCTTTGTCTCTACTATGTTGGAAACAGAACCAGGCACAGATGAAATATTCCGTTCCTGAGGAGCAGAAAGATGGTACTCTTGTTGGGAATATAGCAAAGGATTTGGGTTTTGATCACAGAGTGTTAAAGGAGAGAGGATTTCGTGTCGTATCAACAACGGGAAAATCTCCGTTTAAGCTAAATCAGAATGATGGTGTCTTATATATTAATGAAAAAATAGACCGGGAGGAGGTATGTGAAAAAGTCATCTCGTGCTTAATTAATCTACAGATCGCTCTTGACAATCCTCTGGAAATTCATTACGTTGCGATTGAAATAGTGGACATAAACGATCATGCGCCTGTATTCCACGAAAAAGAAAAGCGTCTGGAAATATCAGAAACTGCCGTATCTGGTACACGGTTTCAGCTACAAGCTGCACGCGATCCAGACAGTGGTACGAATTCAGTACAAACATATAAACTTAGTCATAATGAACATTTTCGAATTGAGGTTAAAGACAGAGGATCGGATCGTAAGATGCCATTCTTAATTTTACAGAAATCATTAGACAGGGAAAGAAGTTCTGTTCATAAACTTATTCTCACAGCACTGGATGGTGGAAAACCACCAAAAACCGGGACTATGGAAATAAATGTAGATGTTCTTGATATAAACGACAACAGTCCTGTCTTTACAAAAGACTCTTATTCGGCAAAGATAAATGAGAATGCGCAGATagatacaacaataatacaggTGAACGCAACTGACTCAGACAATGGTTTAAACGGTGAAGTGTTTTACAGTTTTGCTCATGGTGTGGACGACGAAATGCGAGAGCTTTTTTATCTGGATCCCATAACAGGAGAGTTAATTGTTAAAGGAAAAATAGATTTTGAGCAAAAGGACCAATATGAGATTGATATTCAGGCATCGGATAAAACAGCTGTACCTCTTATAGCAGATAAGAGCATTTTAATACAAATTATCGACTTAAACGATAATGCGCCAGAAATTAAAGTCACGTCATTTACCAGCACAGTACCAGAGGATTCCAAGTTGGGAACTACAATAGCACTGGTTAGTGTAAGTGATTTAGACTCAGGCCTCAATGGGAAAGTGTCCTGCGTGTTACCCGAAGACCCGTCTTTTAGATTAATACAGTCATCGCAGGACAATATTTATTCTTTAACAACTGCCGCGTTACTTGATAGAGAGAAAATATCACAATATGATATTACATTAGTTGCTAAAGACGCCGGAAAACCGTCACTGTCATCACTGAAAACAATCACTGTCTTAGTATCTGATGTCAATGATAATAGCCCAGAATTTTCTCTTAGCTCATACAGCTTTTATGTTACTGAAAATAACGTTCCAGGCATGCCTATGTTTTCTGTATCTGCTTGTGATCATGATTTGGGTGAAAATGCCATGATCACTTATCAAATTTTGAGAGACTCTGGCGAGGTAAACAAGTATTCATCATTACTAAACATAAACTCTGAAAGCGGAGACATATTTGCACTGACAAGCTTTGACTTTGAGACCGTGAAAACATTTCAGTTCCATGTTGTTGCTACCGATTCTGGAACTCCATCGTTGAGCAGCAATGTCACAGTAAAAGTGTTCATTCTGGATCAGAACGACAATGCTCCAGTGATCTTATATCCAGTCAGTGCTAACGGCTCTGCTGAAAGTGTGGAGGAGATTCCTCGCGATGCAAACTCAGGGCATTTGGTGACTAAAATAAGAGCATATGACGCAGATATAGGATACAACGGCTGGTTATTATTTTCAATGCAGGAAGTAAGTGACCACAGTCTTTTTGGTTTGGACCGATATACAGGACAAATAAGGACCCTTCGTTTATTCACAGAAACAGACCATGCTGAATTTAAACTGGTTATATTTGTTAAAGACAATGGCAACGTCTCACTTTCTGCAACAGCAACTGTGACTGTAAAAGCTGTGGAGCCCAAAGAGGCCCTTAATTGGCCTACAAATGTAAGAAGTACAACAAAAGACGAGGAGGAAAACAACATTACGTTCTATTTGACCGTTACCTTGGGTTTTGTTTCTGTGCTTTTTCTCTTAAGTATAATCGTATTGATAGTAATCCAGTGCTCAAAAACCACAGACTATACGTCCAAGTATGTAGAGGATACAGCCTATGATGGGACATTGTGCCACAGCATCCAGTACAGATCCGGAGATAAACGCTATATGTTAGTTGGACCCAGAATGAGTATTGGGTCTACAGTAGTTTCAGGCAGTAATGGAAATACACTAGTTGTACAAGATCACAGACGGCGAGCTTCTGGAGAG